In Raphanus sativus cultivar WK10039 unplaced genomic scaffold, ASM80110v3 Scaffold0789, whole genome shotgun sequence, the DNA window TTCAGATCACAAAGGCTTTGGGAACTTCGCCTAGTGTGCATGGGCTTGAAATCAGATGAGGATGCTAAACTCTACATTGGAAACTCCATCCTTCAGGATATGATGAGTTTTTCCTCAACTCCTCTTGCTGATGATGAAACTAAAGGACTAATCCTTCAGGTGATACTTTCTTTTCTTAATTGTCACTTCGTGTTAATTTTGCATTATACAGTTCCTTTCTCCTAACTTAATATAGGACTAATTCTGAAACATATCTATGTGGTATCTTTTTTCAACTTTGGCGCACAACCAACGCGACAAAATCTTTATTCTTTCACTTTTTTCAGGTTGTGGGGAAGTCAGCCAAATTCAATAAGATGGCCAGACATCTAGTTCAAAATTGTGGTCTGTTTTCATGGTGTTCATCACTTATCTCAATGTTTATACAAAGCCCATTAAAGACGACGATTTTCGCTGGTGGTTGTCTTGAATGTATGTACAATATCACTCCATTAATGCTATTAGTACTATAGAATGTTGTTTTTCGTTAATTGAATTTCTTTGTGATATTGCTTTATCAGGTTATAACTGATGCTCTGGCCTCCAGAAGCGTCACAGAATGGTTGCAAGAGGAAGAGATAAGAGGGTCCTATGGAGAATGTGGTCAGAAATCCATAGTAGAGTCCGACCACAACAACCAAGTTTCATTTCCCCTCGAAGGGCTAATGGAAATCTCATCGCGTTTATGCAGACTTTTGGGAGGTGGACTGGTTTCAGTACAAGAAAATAGTACTTTGGTTGATTTAATTCTGCAGGTACTGTCTGCTACACAAAAGATATCACAGAAACTACGAAAAATGTACCAGCCACATTTCACCATCAGTATCGATGGATTATTCCAACTCTTTGAGGCTGTTACTAACTGCCATTCTCCTCAAGTCGAAGCTATTGCAGAGCGTGGGCTTGATACTATATTAACGAGCACCCCGTCGTTTGAACTTTTATGCATGGTATcttcctccctctctctcttctctgactTATTGAGTATTCCCTCCAATTTGATTTGAACAGTTCAAAAGTTTTTGTATCATACGATAACTTTCAGGACGTAGACAAGCTGAGAAGGTTTCTATTGTGGGGAACCTCTACAGCCTTGAAGAGTGACCTTAGAAAGGGATCTATACCAAGTGAGTCTCAAGAGGAGAGTATGGTAGCAAAGTTTCTCCGTTGGCTGTGTGCTTCTGTGATTCTTGGGAAGCTTTATTCTGAGGCTAGTAATTCGGACCCGACAGTCTTGAGTAAAACAAAGCCAGAAAATTTGTTAACATTGTTAGAATACTTTAAGACGAGGAATCTCGAAGGTAGCGAGACAGAGTC includes these proteins:
- the LOC130503080 gene encoding uncharacterized protein LOC130503080; protein product: MEISSRLCRLLGGGLVSVQENSTLVDLILQVLSATQKISQKLRKMYQPHFTISIDGLFQLFEAVTNCHSPQVEAIAERGLDTILTSTPSFELLCMDVDKLRRFLLWGTSTALKSDLRKGSIPSESQEESMVAKFLRWLCASVILGKLYSEASNSDPTVLSKTKPENLLTLLEYFKTRNLEGSETESEHIIGEVIVHLQQLLSTNYSVLSSVVCALSSMRLRNGLENAGSESDGDDKLIKSLCSRISSPPEATPDWRWSYHQAWKDPSSEPATDLQKIDECHACQHLLLMFTDMLRVKPGESQKVSLHKSFDMASVFDWERGLVET